Proteins encoded in a region of the Leifsonia sp. PS1209 genome:
- the serC gene encoding phosphoserine transaminase has product MPDVTIPTDLLPADGRFGCGPSKVRQEQVSYLAGAGAQLLGTSHRQAPIKNLVGRVRDGLGELFRIPDGYEIVLGNGGSTAFWDAAAFSLIEKRSQNLVFGEFGGKFAAAAKTPWLDAPQVIDAPAGSRSEAQAAAGIDVYAWPHNETSTGVMAPVKRVHGDDGALTVIDATSAAGGVDIDAAESDIYYFAPQKNFASDGGLWLALFSPAAIERVERIAASDRYIPEFLSIKNAIDNSRLNQTLNTPAVSTLVLLENQIQWMNDNGGLAWADARTAESSNALYGWAEGVEYATPFVADPSHRSQVVVTIDFDDAVDASAVAKILRANGVVDTEPYRKLGRNQLRVATFTAIEPDDVRALIGCIEYVVGQLG; this is encoded by the coding sequence ATGCCGGATGTGACGATTCCCACTGATCTGCTGCCCGCCGACGGACGATTCGGATGCGGCCCATCCAAGGTCCGCCAGGAGCAGGTGTCCTACCTCGCCGGTGCCGGAGCGCAGCTTCTCGGCACCTCGCACCGCCAGGCTCCGATCAAGAACCTCGTCGGCCGCGTGCGCGACGGGCTCGGCGAGCTGTTCCGCATCCCGGACGGCTACGAGATCGTCCTCGGCAACGGCGGCTCGACCGCGTTCTGGGACGCCGCCGCGTTCTCCTTGATCGAGAAGCGCAGCCAGAACCTCGTCTTCGGCGAGTTCGGCGGCAAGTTCGCCGCGGCCGCGAAGACCCCGTGGCTGGATGCGCCCCAGGTCATCGACGCCCCTGCGGGTTCACGCAGCGAGGCGCAAGCCGCTGCGGGCATCGACGTCTACGCCTGGCCGCACAACGAGACCTCCACCGGCGTCATGGCGCCCGTGAAGCGCGTGCACGGTGACGACGGCGCCCTCACGGTGATCGACGCGACCAGTGCGGCGGGGGGCGTCGACATCGACGCAGCGGAGTCGGACATCTACTACTTCGCCCCGCAGAAGAACTTCGCGTCGGACGGCGGCCTCTGGCTCGCCCTCTTCTCCCCCGCAGCCATCGAGCGGGTCGAACGGATCGCGGCGAGCGACAGGTACATCCCGGAGTTCCTCAGCATCAAGAACGCGATCGACAACTCGCGTCTCAACCAGACGCTGAACACCCCGGCCGTCTCCACCCTGGTGCTGCTCGAGAACCAGATCCAGTGGATGAACGACAACGGTGGTCTCGCCTGGGCCGATGCCCGCACGGCGGAGTCCTCGAATGCGCTCTACGGCTGGGCGGAGGGCGTGGAGTACGCGACGCCGTTCGTCGCCGATCCTTCGCACCGCTCGCAGGTCGTCGTCACGATCGACTTCGACGACGCGGTCGACGCCTCCGCCGTCGCCAAGATCCTGCGCGCCAACGGCGTAGTCGACACGGAGCCGTACCGCAAGCTCGGCCGCAACCAGCTGCGCGTCGCGACGTTCACGGCCATCGAGCCGGACGACGTCCGCGCCCTGATCGGCTGCATCGAGTACGTCGTCGGCCAGCTGGGCTGA
- a CDS encoding helicase-associated domain-containing protein: MTNTLALAARLRAMPDESIVRVLRERTIRRAGVSDFFDLADALLDRDSVQRALSGLDRTRLAVLVTLGRASTPMDASQVAAALSGAAATPGIDVDAAQEALDAVSGLILAHPDSGAFSAYEAVTAQLAAWPGLGLPSPDALLAEPAPPALAAVPDTERRFTDRLAAERAFDAVTAVSELIAELFREGARELQKGGLALPASKRIAGALAVDVSVVPTVFSVASRAGLVALEDAVWLPTEAATDWQHSPTADRWRALAAAWQDALPDDLRRILSGRSRAAWGESLREYVAWLYPAGRELAEERVAAYTRDAEWLGVTAHQAPSSAGCALVEDGPDAAADTVRELFPAEVDKVYLQHDLTIVAPGPLEPAIDGRLRGMADVESRALASTFRVSAATIDRAITAGETAESIHAFLAEISLTGVPQPLDYLVRDAAERYGRVRVRSLGDDGRMRSAVVSSDATLLTTIQVDQSLSALGLVRAAEDRLESRFARDVVFWAISDARYPVAAEDADGNVEALRRQRVAHPRAVERADQEAALVARLREADDTADESTGEQWLTRQLDLAIRGRQLVVVEVTMPDGRVVDYLLEPTGVGGGRLRGRDRAADIERTLPLSSVTGLRPAD; encoded by the coding sequence ATGACGAACACGCTCGCCCTGGCAGCTCGCCTGCGGGCGATGCCGGACGAGTCCATCGTCCGCGTCCTGCGCGAGCGGACCATCCGCCGCGCGGGCGTCTCCGACTTCTTCGACCTCGCAGACGCCCTCCTCGACCGGGACTCCGTGCAGCGCGCGCTGTCCGGGCTCGACCGCACGAGGCTGGCCGTCCTGGTGACGCTCGGTCGCGCATCCACCCCGATGGATGCGTCCCAGGTCGCTGCAGCGCTCTCCGGCGCAGCCGCCACCCCCGGCATCGACGTCGATGCCGCCCAGGAGGCGCTGGACGCCGTCTCCGGCCTCATCCTCGCCCATCCGGACTCCGGCGCGTTCTCGGCGTACGAGGCCGTCACGGCGCAGCTGGCCGCCTGGCCCGGCCTCGGCCTGCCGTCACCGGATGCGCTCCTCGCCGAGCCGGCGCCGCCCGCGCTGGCCGCCGTCCCGGACACCGAGCGCCGGTTCACGGACCGGCTGGCCGCCGAGCGCGCCTTCGACGCCGTCACCGCCGTCTCCGAGCTGATCGCCGAACTCTTCCGCGAGGGCGCGCGCGAGCTGCAGAAGGGCGGCCTCGCCCTGCCGGCGAGCAAGCGCATCGCCGGGGCCCTGGCCGTGGACGTGTCCGTGGTCCCCACCGTGTTCTCCGTCGCATCCCGCGCCGGCCTCGTCGCGCTGGAGGACGCCGTCTGGCTGCCGACGGAGGCCGCGACCGACTGGCAGCACTCCCCCACCGCCGACCGCTGGCGCGCCCTCGCCGCCGCGTGGCAGGATGCCCTGCCCGACGACCTGCGCCGCATCCTCTCCGGACGCAGCAGGGCGGCCTGGGGCGAGAGCCTGCGCGAGTACGTCGCCTGGCTGTACCCCGCCGGCCGCGAGCTGGCCGAGGAGCGGGTCGCGGCGTACACGCGCGACGCGGAGTGGCTCGGCGTGACAGCGCACCAGGCGCCGAGCAGCGCCGGTTGCGCCCTGGTCGAGGACGGCCCGGATGCCGCGGCCGACACTGTGCGCGAGCTGTTCCCCGCCGAAGTGGACAAGGTCTACCTGCAGCACGACCTCACCATCGTCGCCCCCGGCCCGCTCGAACCGGCCATCGACGGACGGCTGCGCGGCATGGCCGACGTCGAGAGCAGGGCGCTCGCATCCACGTTCCGGGTGTCGGCCGCCACCATCGACCGCGCGATCACCGCGGGTGAGACGGCAGAGAGCATCCACGCGTTCCTCGCCGAGATCTCGCTGACCGGGGTGCCCCAGCCGCTCGACTACCTGGTGCGGGATGCGGCCGAACGGTACGGCCGCGTGCGCGTGCGCTCCCTCGGCGACGACGGGCGGATGCGGTCGGCGGTGGTCTCGTCCGATGCGACGCTGCTGACCACCATCCAGGTCGACCAGTCGCTCAGCGCGCTCGGGCTCGTCCGGGCGGCGGAGGACAGGCTGGAGAGCCGGTTCGCCCGGGATGTGGTGTTCTGGGCGATCAGCGACGCCCGGTATCCGGTGGCCGCGGAGGACGCGGACGGGAACGTGGAGGCGCTGCGCCGGCAGAGGGTCGCGCATCCCCGGGCCGTCGAGCGCGCCGACCAGGAGGCGGCACTCGTCGCCCGCCTGCGCGAGGCGGACGACACCGCCGACGAGAGTACGGGAGAGCAGTGGCTGACCCGGCAGCTCGACCTGGCCATCCGGGGCAGGCAACTGGTGGTGGTCGAGGTGACGATGCCCGACGGCCGCGTGGTGGACTACCTGCTGGAGCCGACCGGCGTGGGCGGCGGGCGCCTCCGCGGCCGCGACCGCGCCGCGGACATCGAGCGCACGCTCCCCCTCTCCAGCGTCACCGGCCTCCGCCCCGCAGACTGA
- a CDS encoding fibronectin type III domain-containing protein gives MSEAADAAPDQPVESVDSSPQIPQYPVYLPGPEYMVNNLHIVSFGPGTADISWDRPSFEDPRITFNPHLITVNGEYVETCPPEFFDSCWWSSRTPYTLEDLRPGQSYTVTVTAGFSRGPDGGMTFAYGDPAELTFLMPDIAPPTEERIVEEPSESSEPLEANPPSDDAQVDLAGVQSKPAGAKRAELAATGSSTSQLMWVALGCVILGGAALWFRRFVGVARGTHA, from the coding sequence GTGTCCGAGGCAGCCGACGCTGCGCCTGATCAACCGGTGGAGAGCGTCGACTCGTCGCCTCAGATCCCGCAGTATCCTGTCTACCTTCCCGGCCCGGAATACATGGTCAACAACCTGCACATCGTATCGTTCGGACCGGGAACCGCAGACATCAGTTGGGATCGGCCTTCGTTCGAAGACCCGAGGATCACATTTAATCCGCACCTGATAACGGTGAACGGCGAGTACGTCGAGACGTGTCCGCCCGAGTTCTTTGATTCCTGCTGGTGGAGTTCGCGCACGCCTTACACCCTTGAAGACCTCCGTCCGGGCCAGAGTTACACGGTCACGGTCACGGCCGGATTCAGCCGCGGTCCTGACGGAGGGATGACATTTGCCTACGGCGATCCCGCTGAGCTGACGTTTCTGATGCCCGATATTGCTCCGCCGACAGAGGAGCGCATCGTTGAGGAGCCGTCGGAGTCCTCGGAGCCATTGGAGGCGAACCCTCCGTCGGACGACGCTCAGGTCGATCTCGCTGGCGTGCAGAGCAAGCCAGCGGGGGCCAAACGGGCGGAACTCGCCGCGACTGGCTCGAGCACATCGCAATTGATGTGGGTAGCGCTCGGGTGCGTGATCCTCGGGGGAGCGGCGCTGTGGTTCCGACGATTTGTCGGCGTCGCTCGAGGGACTCACGCGTGA
- a CDS encoding metal-dependent transcriptional regulator, which yields MTDLIDTTEMYLRTILELEEDNIVPLRARISERLGHSGPTVSQTVGRMERDGLVVVSGDRHLELTDDGRRKAVHVMRKHRLAERLLSDVIELEWEYVHEEACRWEHVMSEQVERKLLTMLGHPTESPYGNPIPGLDELGDIESPTTEGLTNLVDVVVGNSSGVSARIKRLGEPAQVDPELLLQLKQAGVFPGSTGTFTPAGSYVAVQIDGYENGLELPNELAAHIFVEA from the coding sequence ATGACCGACCTGATCGATACGACCGAGATGTACCTTCGCACCATCCTGGAATTGGAAGAGGACAACATCGTCCCGCTGCGTGCGCGCATCTCGGAGCGTCTCGGCCACTCCGGCCCGACCGTCTCCCAGACCGTCGGCCGCATGGAACGGGACGGCCTCGTCGTCGTCTCCGGCGACCGCCACCTCGAACTCACCGACGACGGGCGCCGCAAGGCCGTCCACGTGATGCGCAAGCACCGCCTGGCCGAGCGCCTGCTCAGCGACGTGATCGAACTCGAGTGGGAGTACGTGCACGAAGAGGCCTGCCGCTGGGAGCACGTGATGAGCGAGCAGGTCGAGCGTAAGCTGCTCACCATGCTCGGGCACCCGACCGAGTCCCCGTACGGCAACCCCATCCCTGGCCTCGACGAACTGGGCGACATCGAATCGCCCACCACCGAGGGCCTCACCAACCTCGTGGATGTCGTCGTGGGCAACAGTTCGGGGGTTTCTGCCAGGATCAAGCGCCTCGGCGAGCCCGCCCAGGTCGACCCCGAACTGCTGCTGCAGCTCAAGCAGGCCGGCGTTTTTCCGGGCTCGACCGGCACATTCACTCCGGCAGGCTCGTACGTCGCCGTGCAGATCGACGGCTACGAGAACGGGCTGGAACTCCCGAACGAACTCGCAGCGCACATCTTCGTCGAGGCCTGA
- a CDS encoding cell wall-binding repeat-containing protein, producing the protein MPASAYADADEAAAPYDSREGEHLIDLDLLEPHGRGDAATPLFASVPVLLGGTTAGKYPDRTGATFDGSGYTVVDIDGAFDASTQSIAGAVVSEACFGLPNHSKGNLCDTSNTVARALPENPAARYFFSNAPGSSRPSNSPGNTCIDHTGSTFCHYFHGAITASTAVGRPLAKNGYHFTGAAPGAKLIALKVGGGSGSLTATGPTAGSDVGWPGQSIVDALNYVNNTLAGRSDLGRIAVVTISAHGAALPDNQVCPTSPSSDGVRINDAAKALKSKGIAVVMAAGNDTISGRGTFNCGDSIIRVGASRVTAPTQPTSYSNISPSTQLYAPSGGGLSDKECTANRGDCLLVGARGNSAAAAWGTSYSAPQVAGAFAVLRQKYGTTHSVDQLVARLKSTGTPLSGGRAGAATVGAAVINIAAALKPKVTRIAGADRYEQAAAISKAGFTSTAPTVYIASGENFPDALAAGAAAAKKGGPLLLTTGGGLPAATTTELKRLKPSTIVVAGGPNAVSDAVVTTLKSYAGSVKRISGADRYETSRKIAADAFPSASRVYFASGDAFPDAISAGGAAGAQGAPIILLPAGWLSLDSATAASVTKLAPTSARVVGGTAALPDSFLAAVKAKVPSTTRVAGAERWTTSANVNLDAFATASTAFLVSGLNFPDGLSAAPVAAKGKAPVFLSESTCIPKPVLAAISRMGVTTVTLAGGTTVLGGGISALAACP; encoded by the coding sequence ATGCCTGCCTCTGCGTATGCCGACGCCGATGAAGCGGCTGCTCCATACGATTCTCGCGAGGGTGAGCACCTGATCGATCTTGACCTCCTCGAACCGCACGGGCGAGGCGATGCCGCGACGCCCCTGTTCGCGTCGGTTCCGGTGCTGCTCGGTGGCACCACTGCCGGTAAGTATCCGGACAGGACGGGTGCCACCTTCGATGGATCCGGATACACCGTCGTCGATATCGACGGCGCCTTCGACGCTTCCACTCAGTCAATCGCGGGGGCCGTTGTGTCCGAGGCGTGTTTCGGACTGCCCAACCACTCGAAGGGCAACCTGTGCGATACCTCGAATACGGTCGCCCGCGCGCTCCCCGAGAATCCGGCCGCGCGGTATTTCTTTTCGAATGCGCCAGGTTCTTCTCGGCCGTCGAATTCTCCGGGCAACACGTGCATCGACCACACGGGCTCGACGTTCTGTCACTATTTCCACGGCGCCATTACCGCGTCCACTGCGGTCGGGAGGCCGCTCGCGAAGAATGGCTATCATTTCACGGGAGCTGCGCCGGGCGCCAAACTGATCGCTCTCAAAGTCGGCGGAGGGTCCGGCTCCCTCACTGCTACAGGGCCAACAGCCGGTTCAGATGTCGGCTGGCCGGGCCAATCCATCGTGGACGCGCTGAATTACGTCAACAACACCCTTGCCGGGCGCAGCGACCTCGGGCGCATCGCCGTCGTCACGATCTCCGCCCACGGTGCCGCGCTTCCTGACAATCAAGTGTGTCCGACATCCCCCTCGTCAGACGGCGTGAGGATCAATGATGCGGCCAAGGCGCTGAAGTCCAAGGGAATCGCCGTGGTGATGGCGGCAGGGAACGATACGATTTCCGGTCGCGGCACCTTCAACTGCGGAGACAGCATCATCCGCGTCGGCGCATCCAGGGTCACCGCCCCGACCCAGCCGACGAGCTACTCGAACATCTCACCGTCCACCCAGCTCTACGCCCCGTCGGGAGGGGGCCTCAGCGACAAGGAGTGCACGGCCAATCGTGGTGACTGCCTCTTGGTTGGAGCGCGCGGCAACAGCGCCGCGGCCGCGTGGGGAACCTCCTACTCCGCACCGCAGGTCGCCGGCGCCTTCGCTGTCCTCCGCCAGAAGTACGGAACGACCCACAGCGTCGACCAGCTCGTCGCGCGTCTGAAATCCACCGGGACGCCACTTTCCGGCGGCCGTGCCGGTGCGGCCACGGTAGGTGCGGCCGTCATCAACATCGCCGCCGCGCTCAAACCCAAAGTCACGCGCATCGCCGGTGCCGACCGCTACGAGCAGGCCGCCGCGATCTCCAAAGCGGGCTTCACGTCGACCGCACCCACCGTCTACATCGCGTCTGGCGAGAACTTCCCGGACGCTCTCGCCGCGGGAGCTGCCGCAGCGAAGAAGGGCGGCCCGCTGCTGCTGACCACAGGTGGGGGCCTCCCCGCTGCGACGACGACCGAGCTCAAGCGCTTGAAACCGTCGACCATCGTGGTTGCCGGTGGTCCGAACGCCGTCTCGGATGCGGTCGTCACAACGCTCAAGTCGTACGCAGGATCGGTCAAACGGATCTCCGGGGCCGACCGCTACGAGACGTCACGGAAGATCGCGGCTGACGCCTTCCCATCCGCGAGCCGGGTCTACTTCGCCAGCGGCGACGCGTTTCCGGATGCGATCAGCGCGGGAGGAGCAGCCGGTGCCCAGGGGGCGCCGATCATCCTGCTCCCGGCGGGATGGTTGAGTCTCGACTCGGCCACTGCAGCGTCTGTCACGAAACTGGCACCGACATCCGCTCGCGTCGTCGGGGGTACAGCCGCCCTGCCGGACTCATTCCTCGCAGCGGTCAAGGCGAAAGTTCCATCGACGACCAGAGTGGCGGGCGCCGAGCGGTGGACGACCTCGGCGAACGTCAACCTGGATGCGTTCGCGACCGCATCCACAGCCTTCCTGGTCAGCGGTCTGAACTTCCCCGACGGGCTCTCCGCTGCGCCGGTTGCGGCGAAGGGGAAGGCGCCGGTGTTCCTGTCCGAATCGACGTGCATCCCGAAGCCGGTGCTTGCCGCGATCAGCCGTATGGGGGTGACGACGGTGACTCTCGCGGGCGGGACGACCGTGCTCGGTGGCGGGATATCAGCGCTCGCGGCCTGCCCCTAG
- a CDS encoding DNA repair helicase XPB has product MSDGPLIVQSDRTVLLEVAHPSAEDARHDLAVFAELERAPEHIHTYRITRLGLWNARAAGHTAEDMLGTLERYSKFPIPQTVSVDMAETVARYGRLVIERDDDGVLLLRSTDLPVLTEVAGAKRIAPLLLERRDADTFVVEAWARGQLKQELVKLGWPAEDLAGYTPGTPHPIDLLEDGWKLRDYQHKAVDNFFDGGSGVVVLPCGAGKTLVGAGAMATAKTTTLILVTNTVSARQWRDELLKRTTLTAEEIGEYSGQVKEVKPVTIATYQILTAKRKGEYAHLALLDAMDWGLVVYDEVHLLPAPVFKLTAELQARRRLGLTATLVREDGREGDVFSLIGPKRFDAPWKEIEAQGFISPAACYEVRIDLPASDRLSYAAAADDERYRLAATAPAKLDVVRQLVERHKGERILVIGQYLDQIDELAEALDAPSLTGATPVDERERLYQEFREGTTEVLVVSKVANFSVDLPEATVAIQVSGSYGSRQEEAQRLGRLLRPKESGLSANFYTLVSRDTVDQDFAQNRQRFLAEQGYSYTILDAHALAA; this is encoded by the coding sequence ATGTCAGATGGCCCCCTGATCGTCCAGAGCGACCGCACCGTCCTGCTGGAGGTCGCGCATCCATCGGCCGAAGACGCACGGCACGACCTCGCCGTGTTCGCTGAGCTGGAACGCGCACCCGAGCACATCCACACGTACCGGATCACCCGCCTCGGGCTGTGGAACGCCCGCGCGGCCGGGCACACGGCAGAGGACATGCTCGGCACGCTGGAGCGGTACTCGAAGTTCCCCATCCCGCAGACCGTGTCCGTCGACATGGCGGAGACCGTCGCACGCTACGGCAGGCTCGTGATCGAGCGCGACGACGACGGCGTGCTGCTGCTGCGCTCCACCGACCTGCCGGTGCTCACGGAGGTGGCCGGGGCGAAGCGGATCGCCCCGCTGCTGCTCGAACGACGGGATGCGGACACCTTCGTGGTCGAGGCGTGGGCGCGCGGCCAGCTCAAGCAGGAGCTGGTGAAGCTCGGCTGGCCGGCAGAGGACCTCGCGGGATACACGCCGGGCACCCCGCATCCGATCGACCTGCTGGAGGACGGCTGGAAGCTGCGCGACTACCAGCACAAGGCGGTCGACAACTTCTTCGACGGCGGGTCCGGCGTGGTCGTGCTGCCCTGCGGCGCGGGCAAGACGCTGGTCGGCGCCGGCGCGATGGCGACCGCGAAGACCACGACGCTCATCCTGGTCACCAACACCGTGTCCGCCCGCCAGTGGCGCGACGAACTGCTCAAGCGCACCACGCTGACCGCCGAGGAGATCGGCGAATACTCGGGCCAGGTGAAGGAGGTCAAGCCGGTCACCATCGCCACCTACCAGATCCTCACGGCCAAGCGGAAAGGCGAGTACGCGCACCTCGCGCTGCTCGACGCGATGGACTGGGGCCTCGTGGTCTACGACGAGGTGCACCTGCTGCCCGCCCCGGTGTTCAAGCTGACCGCCGAGCTGCAGGCCCGCCGCCGCCTCGGCCTCACGGCCACGCTGGTGCGCGAGGACGGCAGGGAGGGCGACGTGTTCAGCCTCATCGGCCCGAAGCGCTTCGACGCCCCGTGGAAGGAGATCGAGGCCCAGGGCTTCATCTCCCCCGCCGCCTGCTACGAGGTGCGCATCGACCTGCCCGCCTCCGACCGCCTCAGCTACGCCGCTGCTGCCGACGACGAGCGCTACCGCCTCGCGGCCACGGCCCCCGCCAAACTGGATGTGGTGCGCCAGCTGGTCGAGCGCCACAAGGGAGAGCGCATCCTGGTCATCGGCCAGTACCTCGACCAGATCGACGAACTGGCGGAGGCCCTGGATGCTCCGTCGCTCACGGGCGCGACCCCGGTGGACGAGCGCGAACGGCTCTACCAGGAGTTTCGCGAGGGCACGACGGAGGTGCTGGTGGTGAGCAAGGTCGCCAACTTCTCGGTCGACCTGCCCGAGGCGACGGTCGCCATCCAGGTGTCCGGTTCCTACGGCTCCCGCCAGGAGGAGGCGCAGCGCCTCGGGCGACTGCTGCGGCCGAAGGAGTCCGGCCTGTCCGCCAACTTCTACACGCTGGTGTCACGCGACACGGTCGACCAGGACTTCGCACAGAACCGGCAGCGATTCCTGGCGGAGCAGGGGTACTCATACACCATCCTGGATGCGCACGCGCTAGCGGCGTAA
- a CDS encoding HNH endonuclease, with protein sequence MKTLVLNAGYEPLAVVSFKRAIVLVMNQKATVLSIDQAHPVWGISASYERPSVILLTRYVRIPRGRAVPVSRRGVLRRDAHRCAYCGKSATTIDHVLPRSRGGADSWENLVACCLRCNNVKGNHTPAEMNWTLAFTPRVPHDASWVVRGTEVAQPDWSDYLAPAA encoded by the coding sequence ATGAAGACACTGGTCCTCAATGCCGGCTACGAACCCCTGGCGGTCGTCTCCTTCAAACGCGCCATCGTGCTCGTGATGAACCAGAAAGCCACGGTCCTGTCGATCGACCAGGCCCACCCGGTCTGGGGCATCTCCGCCAGCTACGAGCGCCCGTCGGTCATCCTCCTCACCCGCTACGTCCGCATCCCGCGCGGTCGTGCGGTCCCCGTAAGCCGCCGCGGCGTCCTCCGCCGGGATGCGCACCGCTGCGCATACTGCGGAAAGTCGGCCACCACGATCGACCACGTCCTCCCACGCTCCCGCGGCGGTGCCGACAGCTGGGAAAACCTCGTCGCCTGCTGCCTCCGCTGCAACAACGTCAAAGGCAACCACACCCCCGCCGAGATGAACTGGACCCTCGCCTTCACCCCGCGAGTGCCCCACGACGCATCCTGGGTGGTGCGCGGCACCGAGGTCGCCCAGCCCGACTGGAGCGACTACCTCGCCCCAGCAGCCTGA
- a CDS encoding cold shock domain-containing protein, with the protein MPTGKVKFYDDEKGFGFISSDDGQEVFLHASALPAGAVVKAGTRLEFGIADGKRGAQALSVRVLDAPPSLVKMSRKSADDMAIIVEDLVKLLDGIGANLKRGKYPDKAHGAKIAAVLRRVADDLDA; encoded by the coding sequence ATGCCAACCGGCAAGGTCAAGTTCTACGACGACGAGAAAGGCTTCGGCTTCATCAGCTCCGATGACGGCCAAGAAGTCTTCCTGCACGCCTCCGCCCTGCCGGCAGGTGCCGTCGTGAAAGCGGGAACCCGCCTCGAGTTCGGCATCGCCGACGGCAAGCGCGGCGCCCAGGCACTGTCGGTGCGCGTCCTCGACGCCCCGCCCAGCCTCGTGAAGATGAGCCGCAAGTCGGCGGACGACATGGCGATCATCGTCGAAGACCTCGTGAAGCTGCTCGACGGCATCGGCGCGAACCTCAAGCGGGGCAAGTACCCGGACAAGGCGCACGGCGCGAAGATCGCCGCCGTGCTGCGCCGGGTTGCGGACGACCTGGATGCCTGA
- a CDS encoding aminoglycoside phosphotransferase family protein, with product MSGAEPPGAEQPAAEQPAAEPPVVDAALARRLIDSQFPAWAALPIRPVELDGWDNRTFRLGDALSIRLPSGPWYAEQVAKEQQWLPRLAPLLPLPIPVPVAAGDPDFGYPYPWSVYRWLDGRPAALDGIGHPVAFAEAVGSFLVALRSCPTDGAPRPGRHNFFRGDSPSVYGDETRAAIAALAAAGDPIDVAAATRVWAEAADATWHGDPVWFHGDIALGNLLMHDGALAAVIDFGTSGVGDPACDLALAWTTLDGEARDAYRRVLGVDDAMWARGKGWALWKALIMLRDDPRDVGARKTVGRVLGE from the coding sequence ATGTCAGGCGCTGAGCCGCCAGGCGCTGAGCAGCCCGCCGCTGAGCAGCCCGCCGCTGAGCCGCCTGTCGTGGACGCCGCCCTCGCGCGGCGGCTGATCGACAGCCAGTTTCCCGCGTGGGCCGCCCTGCCCATCCGGCCGGTGGAGCTGGACGGCTGGGACAACCGCACCTTCCGGCTGGGGGACGCGCTGAGCATCCGGTTGCCGAGCGGCCCGTGGTATGCAGAGCAGGTGGCCAAGGAGCAGCAGTGGCTCCCGCGCCTCGCGCCCCTGCTGCCGCTGCCCATCCCGGTGCCGGTCGCTGCGGGCGACCCGGACTTCGGCTACCCGTACCCGTGGTCGGTCTACCGCTGGCTCGACGGACGCCCGGCGGCGCTCGACGGCATCGGCCACCCGGTGGCATTCGCGGAGGCGGTCGGGTCGTTCCTGGTGGCGCTGCGGTCGTGCCCGACCGACGGGGCACCGCGCCCGGGACGCCACAACTTCTTCCGCGGCGACTCTCCGTCGGTCTACGGCGACGAGACGCGGGCGGCCATCGCAGCGCTCGCCGCCGCGGGCGATCCGATCGACGTGGCGGCAGCCACCCGCGTCTGGGCCGAGGCGGCGGACGCGACCTGGCACGGCGACCCGGTGTGGTTCCACGGCGACATCGCGCTCGGCAACCTGCTGATGCACGACGGCGCGCTGGCAGCGGTGATCGACTTCGGCACCTCGGGTGTCGGTGACCCGGCGTGCGACCTGGCGCTGGCGTGGACGACGCTGGATGGCGAGGCGAGGGATGCGTATCGCCGCGTGCTCGGCGTGGACGACGCGATGTGGGCGCGCGGGAAAGGGTGGGCGCTGTGGAAGGCGCTGATCATGCTGCGCGACGACCCGCGGGATGTTGGGGCACGGAAGACGGTGGGTCGGGTGCTGGGGGAGTAG
- a CDS encoding C40 family peptidase, translating into MRRAPVRQTAVEPTTGTAFRKPADKKTSKKVKGGVINVAVMTLAAGLIATMAIPAYAFNPQGADTAQFKSSAVDSMKKAQPQSVEVPQTVAAAAVARDAATATSEQELSAAKAAKAAELARQQAAVSFASYASYSGPSVTDFLANPPYPSFSLPQVFSVAQQYIGTPYVFGGSTPAGFDCSGYVMYVYAQFGISLPHSVSGQAAMGKRISIADAQPGDLVIMPGHDGFYAGNGNIMDAPDTGRSISIRPIWTSDYYIVRLGI; encoded by the coding sequence GTGCGCCGCGCGCCGGTGCGCCAGACGGCCGTCGAGCCCACCACCGGAACCGCGTTCCGGAAGCCCGCGGACAAGAAGACGAGCAAGAAGGTCAAGGGCGGCGTGATCAACGTCGCCGTCATGACCCTCGCCGCTGGTCTCATCGCCACGATGGCGATTCCCGCCTACGCGTTCAACCCGCAGGGTGCAGACACCGCGCAGTTCAAGAGCAGCGCCGTGGACAGCATGAAGAAGGCCCAGCCGCAGAGCGTCGAGGTCCCGCAGACCGTCGCAGCGGCAGCCGTCGCCCGCGACGCGGCCACCGCCACCAGCGAGCAGGAGTTGTCGGCAGCCAAGGCGGCCAAGGCCGCTGAGCTGGCCCGCCAGCAGGCCGCCGTCTCGTTCGCGAGCTACGCCAGCTACTCCGGCCCGTCGGTCACCGACTTCCTGGCCAACCCTCCGTACCCCAGCTTCAGCCTCCCGCAGGTGTTCTCGGTGGCGCAGCAGTACATCGGCACCCCGTACGTCTTCGGCGGCTCGACCCCGGCCGGCTTCGACTGCTCGGGCTACGTCATGTACGTCTACGCCCAGTTCGGGATCTCCCTGCCGCACTCGGTCTCCGGCCAGGCGGCGATGGGCAAGCGCATCTCGATCGCGGACGCCCAGCCGGGCGACCTGGTCATCATGCCCGGTCACGACGGCTTCTACGCCGGAAACGGCAACATCATGGATGCGCCGGACACCGGCCGCAGCATCTCCATCCGCCCCATCTGGACGAGCGACTACTACATCGTCCGTCTGGGCATCTGA